A DNA window from Synchiropus splendidus isolate RoL2022-P1 chromosome 2, RoL_Sspl_1.0, whole genome shotgun sequence contains the following coding sequences:
- the LOC128753302 gene encoding calmodulin-regulated spectrin-associated protein 3-like isoform X4 — translation MVDSPGAMKKPSVPEITPLDQCDFNRAKIRASVRWLLSRSFGSAENVPVELREPLYKDQYDQEHLKPVVSKLLLSPETYCRAQALLARAPGVSAAPLQESPADNAALLQLLTKKGLAPKLQEVDVTEQDLRHAPIKTRSHLALIDAMMALAAQEILSRVKIAAEAEQMGIGAPWENALLFWVNRLNQTLRESTEDEESPKQPPCSDLQPVQDSQCQSTRWYWKLVPHAIAFCLKESGNKPPVIRYRKDKVQSKLTPTFPLVSAVKDLSNGCAIAAVLHFYCPGLLPLEDVCLKDTMSVADSVYNLQLIREFCESTLHNCCPLQLEDLLYAPALLHMNIMSFIAELLEWFEVKKPEFVQPVQPIDLTDISGILFCTSPVSGNSNSGSPSFVFKQPFVPIPSQASSETKAWTKKQISPDGVTTGIPAVTSSGMTRVPYSPPEDLSHLVSASAPSQRNTWGPYAHTAPLGELPTIEEALQVVHVPGSKDRWRGGTVENDRHGTLKRPEARLCPEGAPAGFFLHSPAEDGPHLSSSAPTHSGILHRPLGGEAGNNERQSRTERRNRSGRSSDMSRDDDSVLRDGSVDSSEASDDLPRNAPGNIRPSSNRQGNGSNSNSPRMTSFAERRDNRRRQPAAPGEESAPTPTTPATPHTPTTPAGAQNQHDCPGPKGPVPGSEAWELGARLEEKRKSIEAQKRRIEAIFAKHRQRLGKTAFLQLKKEQGEGGGEVSGEDNLSLEERLTRMEEQLQQEEEREKQEKEPSKEKEEPSASNPPRLEKQVTFSIDSKKGAEKEHESEKEKEGVITEYNQVVQKLGEALQSLQKDMQKLTEQQKQLMSNQRPRNAAKTGQKATPRGNTKGSSRTPPHTPTKTPPRTPTKTHTSSKAWVIPASPAASSPSRRSQGPQLSSSPKIAVAISSSCPAPRTKVHSSSSPRSPKHHPRNHPPARPSELKFPTFNRVLTPTHTVDTLPHLRRVSPSKCQVQTSSSFRIGSPRTPQQSPQVAQQTLPDESTSDTGSSETPTQFSLELDQEDSEATAGLGVSSHPRLDHTRAAGGSSSGPPSECSFESETLSISAAYSTEGGMMRRPGKPSSPMQASLSSFGEPEEGTDEPTDEGHEFSSDSMSDHNEPVRRLTSQPSEEPNQGPGTTTSTESKDEEPKLPEATELEARGGVGFFFTDDDRSEGEMAQRRALLLERQQKRTEELKRRRLEQERDKRQLGFYASLDSYNDWSLILPLSRLRPASRPASPMGTPPATATSPSLTPPATPARRGDFTRGEYARRQQLRIMDDLDKMLRQKGTCQGRSSVKKARSRPRSMTRDETQLSRSPVKKLTESKLTKVYSHSSLNLAATGEQGNSGDASKPVQSHSGSPSRSVTPSRLANKNGEKDWETGSSGTSPAPEYTGPKLFKEPSFKSNKFIIHNALSRCCLAGKVNETQKTKIVEEMEKSPANHFLILFRDSSCQFRGVYTMNPDSEELVRLAGVGPKTVSSAQVESIYKYSSDRKQFSAIPSKTMGMSVDAFTIPGHLWQGGGASGGGGSRRASITKKAVVSKLGP, via the exons ATGGTGGACTCTCCCGGAGCGATGAAGAAGCCCTCGGTACCGGAGATCACCCCGCTGGACCAGTGCGACTTCAACCGGGCCAAGATCCGCGCCAGCGTCCGGTGGCTGCTGTCCAGGAGCTTCGGCAGCGCAG AGAACGTTCCAGTGGAGCTGAGAGAGCCACTCTACAAGGACCAGTATGACCAGGAACACCTCAAGCCGGTCGTCTCCAAGCTGCTCCTGTCCCCGGAGACCTACTGCCGAGCTCAGGCCCTGCTGGCTCGGGCGCCCGGAGTCTCTGCAGCGCCTCTGCAGGAGTCGCCCGCCGACAACGCtgcgctgctgcagctcctcaccAAGAAGGGCCTGGCTCCGAAGCTCCAGGAGGTGGATGTCACCGAGCAGGACCTCAGGCACGCGCCCATCAAGACG AGGTCGCACCTGGCGCTGATCGACGCCATGATGGCGCTGGCTGCTCAGGAGATCCTCAGCAGGGTGAAGATAGCAGCGGAGGCGGAGCAGATGGGCATCGGGGCGCCGTGGGAGAACGCGCTGCTCTTCTGGGTGAACAGG CTGAACCAGACGCTGAGGGAAAGCACAGAAGACGAGGAGTCACCGAAGCAGCCGCCATGTTCCGACCTGCAGCCCGTCCAGGACtcg CAGTGTCAGTCGACGCGCTGGTACTGGAAGCTGGTCCCA CATGCTATCGCTTTTTGTTTGAAGGAGTCGGGGAATAAACCTCCAGTG ATCCGCTACAGGAAGGACAAAGTGCAGTCCAAGCTGACTCCCACGTTCCCGCTGGTCTCTGCGGTCAAAGATCTGTCCAACGGTTGTGCCATCGCTGCCGTGTTGCACTTCTACTGCCCGGGCCTGCTGCCGCTCGAGG ATGTTTGCCTTAAGGACACCATGTCGGTGGCTGACAGCGTCTACAACCTCCAGCTCATCCGAGAGTTCTGTGAGAGCACGTTACAcaactgctgccccctgcagttGGAGGACCTGCTGTACGCCCCAGCTCTGCTCCAC ATGAACATCATGAGTTTCATCGCAGAACTGCTCGAGTGGTTTGAGGTGAAGAAGCCCGAGTTTGTGCAGCCCGTCCAGCCCATTGACCTCACCG ATATTTCAGGAATTCTTTTCTGTACAAGTCCAGTCAGCGGGAACAGCAACAG TGGTTCTCCGTCCTTCGTCTTTAAGCAGCCCTTCGTTCCCATCCCGTCCCAGGCGTCGTCAG aaaCCAAAGCTTGGACCAAAAAACAAATCAG CCCCGATGGCGTCACCACTGGCATCcctgctgtgacatcatccgGAATGACTCGCGTGCCATACAGCCCCCCCGAGGATCTGAGTCACTTGGTCAGCGCTTCGGCACCATCGCAGCGCAATACTTGGGGCCCTTATGCTCACACTGCGCCCCTCGGTGAACTGCCGACCATAGAGGAAGCGTTACAGGTGGTTCACGTTCCCGGCAGCAAAGATAGATGGAGGGGCGGCACGGTAGAGAACGACAGACATGGGACTTTGAAAAGGCCAGAGGCAAGGCTATGTCCTGAGGGCGCACCGGCGGGTTTCTTTCTCCACTCCCCAGCAGAAGATGGCCCGCACCTCAGTAGCTCTGCTCCCACTCACTCTGGAATCCTCCACCGGCCGCTCGGGGGAGAAGCAGGCAACAATGAAAGGCAAAGCAGAACTGAGAGGCGGAACAGGTCCGGAAGATCGTCAGATATGTCACGTGACGACGACTCTGTGCTACGCGATGGTAGCGTTGATTCTTCTGAAGCGTCAGATGATTTACCCAGAAACGCTCCAGGTAATATTCGGCCCAGTAGCAACCGACAGGGAAATGGCAGCAACAGTAACAGCCCACGCATGACCAGCTTTGCTGAGCGAAGAGACAACAGGAGAAGACAACCTGCTGCTCCAGGGGAGGAGTCGGCTCCCACACCGACAACTCCAGCAACGCCACACACTCCCACCACTCCGGCAGGTGCCCAAAACCAGCACGACTGTCCCGGGCCCAAAGGTCCGGTACCGGGCTCAGAAGCATGGGAACTGGGAGCCCGACTGGAGGAGAAACGAAAAAGCATCGAGGCCCAGAAAAGACGGATCGAAGCCATCTTTGccaaacacagacagagacTAGGTAAAACTGcttttcttcaactgaagaaagagcaaggagagggaggaggcgaAGTCAGTGGGGAGGATAATCTTTCCCTGGAGGAGCGGCTCACGCGCATGGAGGAGCAACTGcagcaagaggaggagagggaaaaacaAGAGAAGGAGCCAAGTAAGGAGAAAGAGGAGCCGTCGGCTTCTAATCCTCCTCGGCTTGAAAAGCAGGTCACATTTTCCATTGACAGCAAGAAAGGTGCTGAGAAGGAACACGAGTCAGAGAAGGAGAAAGAGGGGGTCATCACTGAGTATAATCAAGTGGTGCAGAAGCTTGGCGAGGCTCTGCAGTCGCTGCAAAAGGACATGCAGAAACTTactgagcagcagaagcagctgatgAGCAACCAAAGACCCAGGAATGCGGCCAAGACCGGTCAAAAAGCTACACCGAGGGGGAACACCAAAGGCTCATCCAGAACCCCTCCCCACACCCCGACAAAGACGCCCCCCAGAACTCCAACAAAGACTCATACGAGCAGTAAAGCTTGGGTGATCCCTGCCAGTCCTGCTGCCTCATCTCCGTCCCGCCGGTCTCAAGGGCCCCAATTATCCTCCTCTCCCAAAATTGCAGTTGCGATTTCATCCTCATGTCCAGCGCCACGGACGAAGGTTCACTCCTCTTCTTCGCCCCGTAGTCCGAAACATCACCCTCGAAACCACCCTCCTGCACGGCCTTCAGAACTGAAGTTTCCAACATTCAATCGTGTCTTGACTCCGACCCACACTGTCGATACGCTCCCGCACCTCCGACGCGTCTCTCCCAGCAAGTGTCAAGTGCAAACCTCTTCATCCTTCCGCATTGGGAGTCCTAGAACTCCTCAGCAGTCTCCTCAAGTTGCCCAGCAGACTTTGCCCGATGAGAGCACCTCTGACACCGGGTCCAGTGAGACGCCGACCCAGTTCAGTCTGGAGCTTGATCAGGAGGACAGTGAAGCCACAGCGGGCCTTGGCGTCTCTTCACATCCAAGGCTGGATCACACACGGGCAGCTGGGGGCAGCAGCTCTGGGCCTCCATCAGAGTGTTCATTTGAGAGTGAGACGCTGTCCATCTCAGCTGCGTACAGCACTGAAGGAGGGATGATGAGACGTCCAGGGAAGCCCTCCAGCCCGATGCAAGCATCGCTCTCATCCTTCGGAGAACCAGAGGAGGGCACTGACGAGCCCACCGACGAGGGCCACGAGTTCTCCTCCGATTCAATGAGTGACCACAACGAACCTGTTAGGAGACTGACCTCCCAGCCCTCTGAAGAACCAAATCAAGGTCCAGGCACTACAACTTCGACAGAATCAAAGGACGAGGAGCCCAAACTGCCCGAAGCAACCGAATTGGAGGCCAGAGGAGGAGTGGGATTCTTCTTCACG GATGATGACCGAAGCGAGGGGGAAATGGCTCAGCGCCGCgccctgctgctggagagacaACAAAAGAGAACAGAGGAGCTGAAGCGACGGAGACTTGAACAAGAACGAGACAAAAGGCAACTGGGTTTTTATGCATCATTAGATTCCTATAATGACTGGAGTTTAATTCTCCCGTTGTCTCGTCTTAGACCAGCGTCTCGACCAGCGTCTCCAATGGGTACACCTCCTGCTACTGCTACCTCTCCTTCACTTACACCTCCTGCCACGCCGGCCCGCCGGGGCGATTTCACACGAGGGGAATACGCTCGCCGCCAACAGCTGAGAATCATGGATGACCTCGACAAGATGCTGCGGCAAAAAGGAACATGTCAAGGCCGGTCTTCCGTCAAGAAGGCACGGTCTCGACCGCGAAGTATGACCAGAGATGAGACGCAACTTTCCCGAAGTCCTGTGAAGAAACTGACAG AGTCAAAGCTGACAAAGGTCTACTCTCACTCGTCCTTAAATCTGGCTGCTACTGGAGAGCAGGGGAACAGTGGCGATGCGTCAAAGCCGGTCCAAAG TCATTCCGGCTCTCCATCCAGAAGCGTGACTCCAAGTCGTCTTGCTAACAAGAATGGAGAAAAGGACTGGGAGACTGGATCCAGCGGAACGTCTCCCGCACCAGAGTACACCG GTCCAAAGCTTTTCAAGGAACCGAGCTTCAAGTCCAATAAGTTCATCATCCACAACGCCCTCTCTCGCTGCTGTCTGGCTGGGAAAGTCAACGAGACGCAAAAGACTAAGATAGTTGAG gagatggagaagagtCCAGCCAACcacttcctcatcctcttccgtGATTCTAGCTGCCAGTTCCGAGGTGTTTACACCATGAACCCCGACTCCGAGGAGCTGGTGCGGCTAGCCGGCGTCGGCCCGAAGACTGTGAGCTCCGCCCAGGTGGAGTCCATCTATAAATACAGTTCAGATAGGAAGCAGTTCAGTGCCATCCCCTCGAAAACCATGGGCATGAGCGTCGATGCCTTCACCATCCCCGGACATCTTTGGCAGGGAGGCGGAGCatcaggagggggagggagcAGGAGGGCCAGCATCACAAAGAAGGCGGTAGTTTCCAAGCTAGGGCCATAA
- the LOC128753302 gene encoding calmodulin-regulated spectrin-associated protein 3-like isoform X3, whose protein sequence is MVDSPGAMKKPSVPEITPLDQCDFNRAKIRASVRWLLSRSFGSAENVPVELREPLYKDQYDQEHLKPVVSKLLLSPETYCRAQALLARAPGVSAAPLQESPADNAALLQLLTKKGLAPKLQEVDVTEQDLRHAPIKTRSHLALIDAMMALAAQEILSRVKIAAEAEQMGIGAPWENALLFWVNRLNQTLRESTEDEESPKQPPCSDLQPVQDSQCQSTRWYWKLVPHAIAFCLKESGNKPPVIRYRKDKVQSKLTPTFPLVSAVKDLSNGCAIAAVLHFYCPGLLPLEDVCLKDTMSVADSVYNLQLIREFCESTLHNCCPLQLEDLLYAPALLHMNIMSFIAELLEWFEVKKPEFVQPVQPIDLTDISGILFCTSPVSGNSNSGSPSFVFKQPFVPIPSQASSETKAWTKKQISRPLSAVTFSIPFGLDSDVDIVMGNPIDSVFRSVSPDGVTTGIPAVTSSGMTRVPYSPPEDLSHLVSASAPSQRNTWGPYAHTAPLGELPTIEEALQVVHVPGSKDRWRGGTVENDRHGTLKRPEARLCPEGAPAGFFLHSPAEDGPHLSSSAPTHSGILHRPLGGEAGNNERQSRTERRNRSGRSSDMSRDDDSVLRDGSVDSSEASDDLPRNAPGNIRPSSNRQGNGSNSNSPRMTSFAERRDNRRRQPAAPGEESAPTPTTPATPHTPTTPAGAQNQHDCPGPKGPVPGSEAWELGARLEEKRKSIEAQKRRIEAIFAKHRQRLGKTAFLQLKKEQGEGGGEVSGEDNLSLEERLTRMEEQLQQEEEREKQEKEPSKEKEEPSASNPPRLEKQVTFSIDSKKGAEKEHESEKEKEGVITEYNQVVQKLGEALQSLQKDMQKLTEQQKQLMSNQRPRNAAKTGQKATPRGNTKGSSRTPPHTPTKTPPRTPTKTHTSSKAWVIPASPAASSPSRRSQGPQLSSSPKIAVAISSSCPAPRTKVHSSSSPRSPKHHPRNHPPARPSELKFPTFNRVLTPTHTVDTLPHLRRVSPSKCQVQTSSSFRIGSPRTPQQSPQVAQQTLPDESTSDTGSSETPTQFSLELDQEDSEATAGLGVSSHPRLDHTRAAGGSSSGPPSECSFESETLSISAAYSTEGGMMRRPGKPSSPMQASLSSFGEPEEGTDEPTDEGHEFSSDSMSDHNEPVRRLTSQPSEEPNQGPGTTTSTESKDEEPKLPEATELEARGGVGFFFTDDDRSEGEMAQRRALLLERQQKRTEELKRRRLEQERDKRPASRPASPMGTPPATATSPSLTPPATPARRGDFTRGEYARRQQLRIMDDLDKMLRQKGTCQGRSSVKKARSRPRSMTRDETQLSRSPVKKLTESKLTKVYSHSSLNLAATGEQGNSGDASKPVQSHSGSPSRSVTPSRLANKNGEKDWETGSSGTSPAPEYTGPKLFKEPSFKSNKFIIHNALSRCCLAGKVNETQKTKIVEEMEKSPANHFLILFRDSSCQFRGVYTMNPDSEELVRLAGVGPKTVSSAQVESIYKYSSDRKQFSAIPSKTMGMSVDAFTIPGHLWQGGGASGGGGSRRASITKKAVVSKLGP, encoded by the exons ATGGTGGACTCTCCCGGAGCGATGAAGAAGCCCTCGGTACCGGAGATCACCCCGCTGGACCAGTGCGACTTCAACCGGGCCAAGATCCGCGCCAGCGTCCGGTGGCTGCTGTCCAGGAGCTTCGGCAGCGCAG AGAACGTTCCAGTGGAGCTGAGAGAGCCACTCTACAAGGACCAGTATGACCAGGAACACCTCAAGCCGGTCGTCTCCAAGCTGCTCCTGTCCCCGGAGACCTACTGCCGAGCTCAGGCCCTGCTGGCTCGGGCGCCCGGAGTCTCTGCAGCGCCTCTGCAGGAGTCGCCCGCCGACAACGCtgcgctgctgcagctcctcaccAAGAAGGGCCTGGCTCCGAAGCTCCAGGAGGTGGATGTCACCGAGCAGGACCTCAGGCACGCGCCCATCAAGACG AGGTCGCACCTGGCGCTGATCGACGCCATGATGGCGCTGGCTGCTCAGGAGATCCTCAGCAGGGTGAAGATAGCAGCGGAGGCGGAGCAGATGGGCATCGGGGCGCCGTGGGAGAACGCGCTGCTCTTCTGGGTGAACAGG CTGAACCAGACGCTGAGGGAAAGCACAGAAGACGAGGAGTCACCGAAGCAGCCGCCATGTTCCGACCTGCAGCCCGTCCAGGACtcg CAGTGTCAGTCGACGCGCTGGTACTGGAAGCTGGTCCCA CATGCTATCGCTTTTTGTTTGAAGGAGTCGGGGAATAAACCTCCAGTG ATCCGCTACAGGAAGGACAAAGTGCAGTCCAAGCTGACTCCCACGTTCCCGCTGGTCTCTGCGGTCAAAGATCTGTCCAACGGTTGTGCCATCGCTGCCGTGTTGCACTTCTACTGCCCGGGCCTGCTGCCGCTCGAGG ATGTTTGCCTTAAGGACACCATGTCGGTGGCTGACAGCGTCTACAACCTCCAGCTCATCCGAGAGTTCTGTGAGAGCACGTTACAcaactgctgccccctgcagttGGAGGACCTGCTGTACGCCCCAGCTCTGCTCCAC ATGAACATCATGAGTTTCATCGCAGAACTGCTCGAGTGGTTTGAGGTGAAGAAGCCCGAGTTTGTGCAGCCCGTCCAGCCCATTGACCTCACCG ATATTTCAGGAATTCTTTTCTGTACAAGTCCAGTCAGCGGGAACAGCAACAG TGGTTCTCCGTCCTTCGTCTTTAAGCAGCCCTTCGTTCCCATCCCGTCCCAGGCGTCGTCAG aaaCCAAAGCTTGGACCAAAAAACAAATCAG TCGTCCTCTATCCGCCGTGACTTTCAGCATCCCATTTGGGCTGGACAGTGATGTTGATATTGTCATGGGCAACCCAATAGATTCTGTGTTTCGCTCCGTCAGCCCCGATGGCGTCACCACTGGCATCcctgctgtgacatcatccgGAATGACTCGCGTGCCATACAGCCCCCCCGAGGATCTGAGTCACTTGGTCAGCGCTTCGGCACCATCGCAGCGCAATACTTGGGGCCCTTATGCTCACACTGCGCCCCTCGGTGAACTGCCGACCATAGAGGAAGCGTTACAGGTGGTTCACGTTCCCGGCAGCAAAGATAGATGGAGGGGCGGCACGGTAGAGAACGACAGACATGGGACTTTGAAAAGGCCAGAGGCAAGGCTATGTCCTGAGGGCGCACCGGCGGGTTTCTTTCTCCACTCCCCAGCAGAAGATGGCCCGCACCTCAGTAGCTCTGCTCCCACTCACTCTGGAATCCTCCACCGGCCGCTCGGGGGAGAAGCAGGCAACAATGAAAGGCAAAGCAGAACTGAGAGGCGGAACAGGTCCGGAAGATCGTCAGATATGTCACGTGACGACGACTCTGTGCTACGCGATGGTAGCGTTGATTCTTCTGAAGCGTCAGATGATTTACCCAGAAACGCTCCAGGTAATATTCGGCCCAGTAGCAACCGACAGGGAAATGGCAGCAACAGTAACAGCCCACGCATGACCAGCTTTGCTGAGCGAAGAGACAACAGGAGAAGACAACCTGCTGCTCCAGGGGAGGAGTCGGCTCCCACACCGACAACTCCAGCAACGCCACACACTCCCACCACTCCGGCAGGTGCCCAAAACCAGCACGACTGTCCCGGGCCCAAAGGTCCGGTACCGGGCTCAGAAGCATGGGAACTGGGAGCCCGACTGGAGGAGAAACGAAAAAGCATCGAGGCCCAGAAAAGACGGATCGAAGCCATCTTTGccaaacacagacagagacTAGGTAAAACTGcttttcttcaactgaagaaagagcaaggagagggaggaggcgaAGTCAGTGGGGAGGATAATCTTTCCCTGGAGGAGCGGCTCACGCGCATGGAGGAGCAACTGcagcaagaggaggagagggaaaaacaAGAGAAGGAGCCAAGTAAGGAGAAAGAGGAGCCGTCGGCTTCTAATCCTCCTCGGCTTGAAAAGCAGGTCACATTTTCCATTGACAGCAAGAAAGGTGCTGAGAAGGAACACGAGTCAGAGAAGGAGAAAGAGGGGGTCATCACTGAGTATAATCAAGTGGTGCAGAAGCTTGGCGAGGCTCTGCAGTCGCTGCAAAAGGACATGCAGAAACTTactgagcagcagaagcagctgatgAGCAACCAAAGACCCAGGAATGCGGCCAAGACCGGTCAAAAAGCTACACCGAGGGGGAACACCAAAGGCTCATCCAGAACCCCTCCCCACACCCCGACAAAGACGCCCCCCAGAACTCCAACAAAGACTCATACGAGCAGTAAAGCTTGGGTGATCCCTGCCAGTCCTGCTGCCTCATCTCCGTCCCGCCGGTCTCAAGGGCCCCAATTATCCTCCTCTCCCAAAATTGCAGTTGCGATTTCATCCTCATGTCCAGCGCCACGGACGAAGGTTCACTCCTCTTCTTCGCCCCGTAGTCCGAAACATCACCCTCGAAACCACCCTCCTGCACGGCCTTCAGAACTGAAGTTTCCAACATTCAATCGTGTCTTGACTCCGACCCACACTGTCGATACGCTCCCGCACCTCCGACGCGTCTCTCCCAGCAAGTGTCAAGTGCAAACCTCTTCATCCTTCCGCATTGGGAGTCCTAGAACTCCTCAGCAGTCTCCTCAAGTTGCCCAGCAGACTTTGCCCGATGAGAGCACCTCTGACACCGGGTCCAGTGAGACGCCGACCCAGTTCAGTCTGGAGCTTGATCAGGAGGACAGTGAAGCCACAGCGGGCCTTGGCGTCTCTTCACATCCAAGGCTGGATCACACACGGGCAGCTGGGGGCAGCAGCTCTGGGCCTCCATCAGAGTGTTCATTTGAGAGTGAGACGCTGTCCATCTCAGCTGCGTACAGCACTGAAGGAGGGATGATGAGACGTCCAGGGAAGCCCTCCAGCCCGATGCAAGCATCGCTCTCATCCTTCGGAGAACCAGAGGAGGGCACTGACGAGCCCACCGACGAGGGCCACGAGTTCTCCTCCGATTCAATGAGTGACCACAACGAACCTGTTAGGAGACTGACCTCCCAGCCCTCTGAAGAACCAAATCAAGGTCCAGGCACTACAACTTCGACAGAATCAAAGGACGAGGAGCCCAAACTGCCCGAAGCAACCGAATTGGAGGCCAGAGGAGGAGTGGGATTCTTCTTCACG GATGATGACCGAAGCGAGGGGGAAATGGCTCAGCGCCGCgccctgctgctggagagacaACAAAAGAGAACAGAGGAGCTGAAGCGACGGAGACTTGAACAAGAACGAGACAAAAG ACCAGCGTCTCGACCAGCGTCTCCAATGGGTACACCTCCTGCTACTGCTACCTCTCCTTCACTTACACCTCCTGCCACGCCGGCCCGCCGGGGCGATTTCACACGAGGGGAATACGCTCGCCGCCAACAGCTGAGAATCATGGATGACCTCGACAAGATGCTGCGGCAAAAAGGAACATGTCAAGGCCGGTCTTCCGTCAAGAAGGCACGGTCTCGACCGCGAAGTATGACCAGAGATGAGACGCAACTTTCCCGAAGTCCTGTGAAGAAACTGACAG AGTCAAAGCTGACAAAGGTCTACTCTCACTCGTCCTTAAATCTGGCTGCTACTGGAGAGCAGGGGAACAGTGGCGATGCGTCAAAGCCGGTCCAAAG TCATTCCGGCTCTCCATCCAGAAGCGTGACTCCAAGTCGTCTTGCTAACAAGAATGGAGAAAAGGACTGGGAGACTGGATCCAGCGGAACGTCTCCCGCACCAGAGTACACCG GTCCAAAGCTTTTCAAGGAACCGAGCTTCAAGTCCAATAAGTTCATCATCCACAACGCCCTCTCTCGCTGCTGTCTGGCTGGGAAAGTCAACGAGACGCAAAAGACTAAGATAGTTGAG gagatggagaagagtCCAGCCAACcacttcctcatcctcttccgtGATTCTAGCTGCCAGTTCCGAGGTGTTTACACCATGAACCCCGACTCCGAGGAGCTGGTGCGGCTAGCCGGCGTCGGCCCGAAGACTGTGAGCTCCGCCCAGGTGGAGTCCATCTATAAATACAGTTCAGATAGGAAGCAGTTCAGTGCCATCCCCTCGAAAACCATGGGCATGAGCGTCGATGCCTTCACCATCCCCGGACATCTTTGGCAGGGAGGCGGAGCatcaggagggggagggagcAGGAGGGCCAGCATCACAAAGAAGGCGGTAGTTTCCAAGCTAGGGCCATAA